A single region of the Acuticoccus sediminis genome encodes:
- a CDS encoding copper resistance D family protein produces the protein MSEVDSFTLLAILIRAAGYGAGLLAVGSGLYLAAYGARAFPASSPDAAASLARRTALLGAAALVLAVLLAVAGVCVRAGRLSGMGVGGMTEPMMLQIVWEGPVGRAVTVRLAGFLLLAVGLAAYATAFGRFILFLAAGVFAFSYTFVGHATEAPRWLLPAMLTIHLVAVSFWVGAFAPLAIASRRLAAKDAACLLEAFGRHAVYVVATLVAAGAVFAAVLIATPAGLFGSAYGRIFLVKLAVVAVLLGLAAQNKLRLVPGLAAGDEAMRGRLARSIRLEALAVAAILLATAVLTSVATPPSHAMLGAAAS, from the coding sequence GTGAGCGAGGTCGACAGCTTCACCCTTCTCGCGATCCTGATCCGCGCCGCGGGTTACGGCGCCGGACTGCTCGCCGTCGGCAGCGGCCTGTACCTGGCCGCCTATGGCGCCCGCGCCTTCCCGGCCAGCTCACCCGACGCAGCGGCGTCCCTCGCGCGGCGGACCGCCTTGCTCGGCGCGGCGGCGCTGGTCCTGGCGGTGCTTCTGGCGGTGGCCGGCGTGTGCGTCCGCGCGGGGCGCCTCTCCGGCATGGGCGTCGGCGGGATGACCGAGCCGATGATGCTCCAGATCGTCTGGGAGGGACCGGTGGGCCGGGCCGTCACCGTGCGCCTCGCCGGGTTCCTCCTGCTCGCCGTCGGCCTCGCCGCCTACGCTACCGCGTTCGGCCGGTTCATCCTGTTCCTCGCCGCGGGGGTGTTCGCCTTTTCCTACACGTTCGTCGGCCATGCGACGGAGGCGCCGCGCTGGCTCCTGCCGGCGATGCTGACGATCCACCTCGTCGCGGTCAGCTTCTGGGTCGGCGCCTTCGCGCCGCTGGCGATCGCCAGTCGCCGCCTCGCGGCGAAGGACGCCGCGTGTCTCCTCGAGGCCTTCGGACGCCACGCCGTCTACGTCGTCGCGACCCTCGTCGCGGCCGGGGCGGTCTTCGCCGCGGTCCTGATCGCCACGCCCGCCGGGCTCTTCGGCAGCGCCTACGGGCGGATCTTCCTCGTGAAGCTCGCGGTCGTGGCGGTGCTCCTCGGTCTCGCGGCACAGAACAAGCTGCGGCTGGTCCCGGGCCTCGCCGCCGGAGACGAGGCGATGCGCGGCCGGCTCGCCCGGTCGATCAGGCTGGAGGCTCTGGCGGTGGCGGCGATCCTGCTGGCGACGGCGGTGCTCACCTCCGTCGCGACCCCTCCGAGCCACGCCATGCTCGGCGCCGCAGCGTCGTAG
- a CDS encoding MFS transporter, whose translation MLSILRHTTYRHLFAAQVLSLIGTGLTTVALGLLAYDLAGADAGRVLGTALALKMVAYVGIAPVAGALVGLLPRRRFLVLLDLMRAGMVLLLPFVTEVWQIYALVFAFQSFSAAFTPTFQATIPDILPDEEEYTEALSLSRLAYDLESLVSPMLAGALLTVMSFHWLFTLNAAGFLASAALVGTVVLPAVAAKTERPFVKRVTRGSWIYLATPRLRGLLALSFAVSSAGSMVIVNTVVIVKGTFGGTDGNVALAFAAYGLGSMAVALSLPRLLAARTGGAARIEPRQAMLAGGALLPLGLVLTAASSSYVALVAIWALIGVGSSLVQTPGGLLLRRSSHPEDRPALFAAQFALSHACWLLAYPAAGWLGATVGITTTALVLAVAATCGVGAAAILWPRSDPMTIEHEHIPVAHRHGDGDPVHHSTAGADPNGDGWHRHRPIRHAHAFVIDDHHPIWPRH comes from the coding sequence ATGCTCTCGATCCTCCGGCACACCACCTACCGGCATCTCTTCGCGGCACAGGTGCTGTCGCTGATCGGAACCGGGCTGACGACCGTCGCGCTCGGCCTCCTCGCCTACGACCTCGCCGGGGCGGATGCGGGCCGCGTCCTCGGCACCGCGCTGGCGCTGAAGATGGTCGCCTACGTCGGCATCGCACCCGTCGCCGGCGCACTCGTCGGGCTGCTGCCGCGGCGGCGGTTCCTCGTCCTTCTCGACCTCATGCGCGCCGGAATGGTGCTGCTGCTGCCGTTCGTCACCGAGGTCTGGCAGATCTACGCGCTGGTGTTCGCCTTCCAGTCGTTCTCCGCCGCCTTCACGCCGACCTTCCAGGCGACGATTCCCGACATCCTCCCCGACGAGGAGGAGTACACCGAGGCGCTGTCGCTCTCCCGCCTCGCCTACGACCTGGAGTCGCTCGTGTCGCCGATGCTCGCGGGGGCGCTCCTCACGGTCATGAGCTTCCACTGGCTCTTCACGCTGAACGCGGCGGGTTTCCTCGCCTCCGCCGCCCTGGTGGGGACCGTGGTGCTGCCGGCGGTCGCGGCGAAGACGGAGCGGCCTTTCGTGAAGCGCGTGACGCGCGGGAGCTGGATCTACCTCGCGACGCCGCGCCTGAGGGGATTGCTGGCGCTCTCTTTCGCTGTCTCCTCGGCGGGGTCGATGGTGATCGTGAACACCGTCGTGATCGTGAAGGGGACGTTCGGCGGCACCGACGGCAACGTCGCGCTTGCCTTCGCCGCCTACGGGCTCGGGTCGATGGCGGTGGCGCTGTCCCTGCCGCGGCTGCTGGCGGCGCGCACCGGCGGCGCCGCTCGCATTGAACCGCGCCAGGCGATGCTCGCCGGCGGCGCGCTCCTGCCGCTGGGCCTCGTCCTCACCGCCGCGTCGAGCAGCTACGTCGCGCTGGTCGCGATCTGGGCGCTGATCGGCGTCGGGTCGTCGCTGGTGCAGACGCCGGGCGGGCTGCTCCTGCGCCGCTCGTCGCATCCGGAGGACCGGCCGGCCCTGTTCGCGGCGCAGTTCGCGCTGTCGCACGCCTGCTGGCTGCTGGCGTACCCTGCCGCGGGCTGGCTCGGTGCGACGGTCGGCATCACGACGACCGCGCTCGTCCTCGCCGTCGCGGCGACGTGCGGCGTCGGCGCCGCCGCCATCCTGTGGCCGCGGAGCGATCCGATGACGATCGAGCACGAGCACATCCCCGTCGCCCACCGCCATGGCGACGGCGACCCGGTGCATCATTCCACCGCCGGGGCAGATCCGAATGGCGACGGCTGGCACCGGCATCGACCGATCCGCCACGCGCACGCCTTCGTCATCGACGACCACCACCCGATCTGGCCCCGCCACTGA
- a CDS encoding LysR family transcriptional regulator, whose amino-acid sequence MDRPDIPLNALRVFEVAVRQGSFTRAAVELRVTQAAVSHQIARLEDLLGKTLFLRTSAGLVPTDEGRALFPVLEHGFDAMARTLDRISGGHHVEVLKVGVVTTFALGWLMPRLPAFQRAHPEIDLRLSTHNNRVEIGREGLDMAIRFGVGSWPGVEALPLLETPMSPLCAPSVAAALHHPEDLAQQTLLRSYRSDEWPRWFAEIGAICPPLTGPVFDSSLALAEVAAGGAGVALLPVAMLSRHLEEGRLVQPFGHTVSTGRYYLTHPADRAVTPAMSGFSDWLRSELGSGAEG is encoded by the coding sequence ATGGATCGACCCGACATCCCGCTCAACGCGCTCCGCGTCTTCGAGGTCGCGGTCCGGCAGGGGAGCTTCACCCGCGCTGCGGTCGAGCTTCGGGTGACGCAGGCCGCGGTGAGCCATCAGATCGCGCGGCTGGAGGACCTCCTCGGCAAGACGCTCTTCCTGCGCACCTCGGCCGGGCTGGTGCCCACCGACGAGGGGCGGGCGCTCTTCCCCGTGCTGGAGCACGGGTTCGACGCGATGGCGCGGACGCTGGACCGGATCAGCGGCGGACACCACGTCGAGGTGCTCAAGGTCGGGGTCGTCACGACCTTCGCGCTGGGCTGGCTGATGCCGCGCCTGCCGGCGTTCCAGCGCGCCCACCCGGAGATCGACTTGCGCCTCTCGACGCATAACAACCGGGTCGAAATCGGCCGGGAGGGGCTCGACATGGCGATCCGCTTCGGTGTCGGGAGCTGGCCGGGTGTCGAGGCGCTGCCGCTGCTGGAGACGCCGATGTCGCCGCTCTGCGCGCCGTCCGTCGCCGCCGCTCTCCATCACCCAGAGGACCTCGCCCAGCAGACGCTGCTGCGCAGCTACCGCAGCGACGAGTGGCCGCGCTGGTTCGCCGAGATCGGTGCCATCTGCCCCCCGCTCACGGGCCCGGTCTTCGACTCGTCGCTGGCTCTCGCCGAGGTCGCTGCCGGCGGCGCCGGCGTCGCGCTGCTCCCCGTCGCGATGCTGTCGCGCCATCTGGAGGAGGGGCGGCTCGTGCAGCCCTTCGGCCACACGGTCTCGACCGGACGCTACTACCTCACCCACCCCGCCGACCGCGCCGTGACACCCGCAATGAGCGGCTTTTCGGACTGGCTGCGCTCCGAACTCGGTTCGGGCGCCGAAGGCTAG
- the bla gene encoding class A beta-lactamase, with product MIGNVFTLPRAAGLALCVLISTPALSADAEDRLADTIRTLETDIDARIGVLVRDSASGWEWGHRQDERFLMASTFKSLLCGAVLAQVDSGALSLDEPIEIGEEDMVEYAPTTEKHIGGSMTVGDLCFATLDLSDNPAANLLIERLGGPQAVTAFARSTGDEVTRLDRFEPELNVFDPDDPRDTTSPTAMLSTWEAMLRGDALSATSRDQLEEWMSHGGVTGKLIRAETPDGWTVADKSGSGEGYTRNLVAMVTPEDRPPYFVAIFVSDSPTDFTTRNGALSRIGAAVVDVIEAR from the coding sequence ATGATCGGTAATGTGTTCACGCTGCCTCGCGCGGCGGGGCTGGCCCTGTGCGTCCTCATCTCCACCCCGGCGCTCTCCGCCGACGCGGAGGACCGCCTCGCGGACACGATCCGCACGCTCGAGACGGACATCGACGCGCGGATCGGCGTCCTTGTGCGCGATAGCGCCTCGGGCTGGGAGTGGGGCCACCGCCAGGACGAGCGGTTCCTCATGGCGAGCACGTTCAAGTCGCTGCTCTGCGGCGCCGTCCTCGCGCAGGTCGACAGCGGCGCGCTCTCGCTCGACGAGCCCATCGAGATCGGCGAGGAGGACATGGTCGAGTACGCGCCGACGACCGAGAAGCACATCGGCGGCTCCATGACCGTCGGCGATCTGTGCTTCGCGACGCTGGACCTCAGCGACAACCCGGCCGCGAACCTCCTGATCGAGCGGCTGGGAGGACCGCAGGCGGTCACGGCGTTCGCGCGGAGCACCGGCGACGAGGTCACGCGCCTCGACCGGTTCGAGCCGGAACTCAACGTCTTCGACCCCGACGACCCGCGCGACACGACGAGCCCGACGGCGATGCTCTCGACCTGGGAGGCGATGCTGCGCGGCGACGCGCTGTCCGCCACCTCGCGAGACCAGCTTGAGGAGTGGATGAGCCACGGCGGCGTGACCGGCAAACTGATCCGCGCCGAAACGCCCGACGGCTGGACCGTGGCCGACAAGTCCGGGAGTGGCGAAGGCTACACGCGCAATCTGGTCGCGATGGTCACGCCGGAGGACCGCCCTCCCTATTTCGTGGCAATCTTCGTCTCGGACTCCCCGACCGACTTCACGACACGCAATGGCGCCCTGTCGCGGATCGGCGCGGCCGTCGTCGACGTCATCGAGGCCCGCTGA
- a CDS encoding NAD(P)-dependent oxidoreductase, which yields MSSHPILLIGGSGVVGRQTARHLRAAHPDIRLLIGGRDPARAEEAAREVGNAEGVVVDLAAADLGLGDRPVGAVAVFFNDDRTAGLRFAQDRGVAYVNIAPLINEIGPEVAAFMDRPEAAPVVLGTEWLVGATTLPALEFARAFARLDEIAIGAVLDDEDTGGPAQLVDLERLTRTAPAALARRDGVWEWRVGTEAAGKVRSVDGTAMEATALSPHDVVGLANATGAPSISFHLATGETSSRRRGEAKSTEIVIELAGEDHAGRPHRSRHAVVHPEGQFPLTGFGVAQVLERLLGLDGDPPTPAGLYFPYQLLDPTTYLARLEAMGGQVLTLDAG from the coding sequence ATGTCGTCGCATCCCATCCTGCTCATCGGCGGCTCCGGCGTCGTCGGCCGTCAGACCGCGCGCCACCTGCGGGCCGCCCATCCAGACATCCGTCTGCTGATCGGTGGCCGCGATCCGGCCAGGGCGGAGGAGGCCGCCAGGGAAGTCGGGAACGCGGAGGGCGTGGTGGTGGATCTGGCCGCCGCCGACCTCGGTCTCGGTGACAGGCCGGTCGGCGCCGTCGCGGTCTTCTTCAACGATGATCGGACCGCAGGGCTTCGATTCGCCCAGGACCGCGGTGTCGCCTACGTGAACATCGCGCCGCTGATCAACGAGATCGGTCCCGAGGTCGCCGCCTTCATGGACCGGCCGGAGGCCGCGCCGGTGGTTCTGGGCACCGAATGGCTCGTCGGTGCCACCACGCTGCCGGCGCTGGAGTTCGCCAGGGCGTTCGCGCGGCTGGACGAGATCGCGATCGGCGCGGTGCTCGACGACGAGGACACCGGCGGACCGGCGCAGCTTGTCGATCTGGAGCGGCTGACGCGGACGGCACCCGCGGCACTCGCCCGCCGCGACGGCGTCTGGGAATGGCGTGTGGGGACCGAGGCCGCGGGCAAGGTCCGGTCCGTCGACGGGACCGCGATGGAGGCGACGGCGCTTTCCCCCCACGACGTGGTCGGCCTTGCGAACGCGACCGGAGCGCCCAGCATCTCCTTCCATCTGGCGACGGGCGAGACGTCCAGCCGCCGTCGCGGCGAGGCGAAGTCGACCGAGATCGTCATCGAGCTTGCGGGGGAGGACCATGCGGGCCGGCCGCACCGCAGCCGTCACGCGGTCGTCCATCCGGAAGGACAGTTTCCGCTGACGGGCTTCGGCGTCGCCCAGGTGCTCGAACGGCTCCTCGGGCTCGATGGCGATCCGCCCACCCCCGCCGGGCTCTACTTTCCCTACCAGCTCCTCGATCCCACCACCTACCTTGCGCGCCTCGAGGCGATGGGCGGGCAGGTTTTGACGCTTGACGCCGGGTGA
- a CDS encoding TetR/AcrR family transcriptional regulator: MVGSATSPDRPPSDGAEEPGRRRLSKAQRRRQLLETALLIVREEGADRLTLGHLAARAGVSKPVAYDHFGTRAGLLIDLYKSIDVEQSNTLREALTSAERSFDETVDVLATTYIHCSADTSGVWHAVGAALAGSEEMDAVHRELLDGYVRLFATVLARHSALPPEELVRRCIGMIGAGEALAAAMLRGTCSEPDAAAAFAALIRGGLSAPSRAHGPATPNL; encoded by the coding sequence ATGGTAGGTTCCGCAACGAGTCCCGACCGGCCTCCATCCGACGGCGCTGAAGAGCCCGGCCGGCGGCGCCTCTCGAAGGCGCAGCGGCGTCGGCAGCTCCTCGAGACCGCGCTGCTGATCGTGCGGGAGGAAGGGGCGGATCGTCTCACGCTCGGGCATCTCGCGGCACGCGCCGGAGTGTCCAAGCCGGTCGCGTACGATCACTTCGGCACGCGGGCGGGACTGCTGATCGACCTCTACAAGTCCATCGACGTCGAACAGTCGAACACCCTGCGGGAGGCGCTGACGTCCGCAGAACGGTCCTTCGACGAAACGGTCGACGTGCTCGCGACCACCTACATCCACTGCTCGGCCGACACGAGCGGGGTGTGGCACGCGGTCGGCGCGGCGCTCGCCGGCAGCGAGGAGATGGACGCCGTCCACCGGGAGCTGCTCGACGGCTACGTCCGGCTCTTCGCCACGGTGCTGGCGCGACACAGCGCGCTGCCGCCGGAGGAGCTGGTGCGACGCTGCATCGGCATGATCGGTGCCGGCGAGGCACTCGCGGCGGCGATGCTGCGCGGCACCTGCAGTGAGCCAGACGCCGCGGCGGCCTTCGCCGCGCTGATCAGGGGCGGCCTGAGCGCGCCTTCACGAGCACACGGTCCCGCCACGCCGAATTTATAA
- a CDS encoding SDR family NAD(P)-dependent oxidoreductase: MSELTGKRALVTGGSRGIGAAIALTLAEKGADVALSYERSAERAADVVRAIEAKGRRGIAIQADSADPEAVKRLVREAVDGLGGLDIVVNNAGIARQGPLAEIGLADIDALLDVNVRAAVLVSQAVIPHLGQGGRIVLIGSSLADRVVFGGVTVYSMTKSAQVALARGLARELGPRDITVNLVHPGATDTDMNPADADHADTLRAMSALGRYGTPEDVATAVAFLASPAAKQITGTSITVDGGLNI, encoded by the coding sequence ATGAGTGAGTTGACTGGTAAGCGCGCCCTCGTGACGGGCGGCTCGCGCGGGATCGGCGCGGCCATCGCGTTGACGCTCGCGGAGAAGGGCGCCGACGTCGCCCTGTCGTACGAACGCTCGGCCGAACGCGCCGCGGACGTGGTCCGTGCGATCGAGGCGAAGGGCCGGCGCGGCATCGCCATCCAGGCCGACAGCGCCGACCCCGAGGCCGTGAAACGCCTCGTCAGAGAGGCGGTCGACGGTCTGGGCGGGCTCGACATCGTCGTGAACAACGCCGGCATCGCCCGTCAGGGCCCCCTGGCGGAGATCGGCCTCGCCGACATCGACGCCCTCCTCGACGTCAACGTGCGGGCCGCAGTGCTGGTCTCGCAGGCGGTCATCCCGCACCTCGGACAGGGCGGGCGCATCGTCCTGATCGGCTCGTCGCTGGCCGACCGCGTGGTCTTCGGCGGCGTCACGGTCTACTCGATGACGAAGTCCGCGCAGGTCGCCCTGGCACGTGGCCTCGCGCGCGAGCTCGGCCCCCGGGACATTACGGTCAACCTGGTGCATCCGGGGGCGACCGACACCGACATGAACCCCGCCGACGCCGATCACGCCGACACGCTGCGCGCCATGTCGGCGCTCGGCCGCTACGGCACGCCGGAAGATGTCGCCACCGCCGTCGCCTTCCTCGCGAGCCCCGCCGCGAAGCAGATCACCGGCACCAGCATCACGGTGGACGGCGGCCTGAACATCTGA
- a CDS encoding bifunctional diguanylate cyclase/phosphodiesterase: MLNLPSCIAFGHDLVLVGLAVVICAIGSVITARLLRRTMESVGRARIAWISIGAIAAGSTIWCTHFVAMLGYEPGVAVTYEPLITIVSLVVAVVGCGAAFGLASERVRYAAPVGGAAFGIAISVMHYSGMMAIAVNGVIEWNAPLVALSIAFAVVFGAVAFLQVKRRRASGAIVAGAVLVSVAIVALHFTGMAALSIYPNPALEGDILINDVARGLIAFAVTGVGLSILAVGAISYFLDEQTRAQYASRLHHLTQSVVDGVAVVSGGRIVDANAELERMTHLTRAELLGRSMSDFLNVNDAMPEGQVLTATLTPACAAALPVEFALRTEVSTIDATPLTIYSVRDISQRLAQERRILFLAEFDSLTGLRNRASFLDKSASLLHWSADSTRYVMLAVDLDRFKEVNDIHGHSAGDMVLRTAGGRLREILEPGQIGARFGGDEFVVFSQVSSKDQAVTLAERIEKAFSAAIDYDGATLQCYASVGVALYPQDGEEINTLLNNADLAMYRAKASGTERICYYDETLDDAIRAQRRMIDEMRHAIANDEFELHYQAQVRLPDEEIDGYEALVRWRHPTRGLVAPNDFIPAAEQTGLIVRLGEWILRTACTEASRWANALPVAVNISPVQLADPHFVSKVKETLRTTGMDPSRLELEVTESCFIGDNPWANPALQELKSLGIAISMDDFGTGYSSLAMLNSFPFDKIKLDKSLIDQVHANPKAKSIVRAVMSLGDALDVPILAEGVEIVEQLDYLRAEGCSLVQGYYYGKPGRLTVADASAGEPSKSGLSGPARPAAAG, translated from the coding sequence ATGTTGAACCTCCCCTCCTGCATCGCCTTCGGACACGACCTCGTGCTCGTCGGCCTTGCGGTGGTGATCTGCGCCATCGGCAGCGTCATCACCGCGCGGTTGCTGCGGCGGACGATGGAAAGCGTCGGCCGCGCGCGCATCGCCTGGATCTCCATCGGCGCGATCGCCGCCGGCTCGACCATCTGGTGCACGCACTTCGTCGCCATGCTGGGGTACGAGCCCGGCGTCGCGGTCACGTACGAGCCCCTGATCACCATCGTCTCGCTGGTGGTCGCGGTCGTCGGCTGCGGGGCCGCGTTCGGACTGGCGAGCGAGAGGGTCCGGTACGCCGCGCCGGTGGGTGGTGCCGCCTTCGGTATCGCCATCTCCGTCATGCACTATAGTGGGATGATGGCGATCGCGGTGAACGGCGTCATCGAGTGGAACGCCCCGCTCGTCGCGCTTTCCATCGCGTTCGCAGTCGTCTTCGGCGCCGTCGCGTTCTTGCAGGTGAAGCGGCGCCGCGCCTCGGGGGCGATCGTCGCCGGCGCGGTCCTCGTCTCGGTGGCGATCGTCGCGCTGCACTTCACCGGCATGGCGGCCCTCTCGATCTACCCCAATCCGGCCCTGGAAGGCGACATCCTGATCAACGACGTGGCGCGCGGCCTGATCGCCTTCGCCGTCACCGGTGTCGGGCTCAGCATCCTCGCCGTCGGCGCCATCAGCTACTTCCTCGACGAGCAGACCCGGGCGCAGTACGCCTCGCGTCTCCACCACCTCACCCAGAGCGTGGTCGACGGGGTCGCGGTCGTCTCCGGGGGGCGCATCGTCGACGCCAACGCCGAGCTTGAGCGGATGACGCATCTCACCCGCGCGGAGCTCCTCGGCCGTTCGATGTCGGACTTCCTCAACGTGAACGACGCCATGCCGGAAGGCCAGGTCCTCACCGCGACCTTGACCCCGGCCTGCGCGGCCGCGCTGCCGGTCGAATTCGCGCTGCGCACGGAAGTCTCCACCATCGACGCGACGCCGCTGACGATCTACTCGGTGCGCGACATCAGCCAGCGGCTCGCCCAGGAGCGCCGCATCCTCTTCCTTGCCGAGTTCGACAGCCTGACCGGCCTGCGCAACCGCGCCTCGTTCCTGGACAAGAGCGCTTCGCTGCTGCACTGGAGCGCCGACTCGACCCGCTACGTGATGCTCGCGGTGGACCTCGACCGGTTCAAGGAGGTCAACGACATCCACGGCCATTCGGCCGGCGACATGGTGCTGCGCACCGCCGGCGGCCGCCTGCGGGAGATCCTGGAGCCCGGCCAGATCGGCGCGCGGTTCGGCGGCGACGAGTTCGTCGTCTTCTCGCAGGTGTCGTCGAAGGATCAGGCCGTCACCCTCGCCGAGCGCATCGAGAAAGCGTTCTCCGCCGCGATCGACTACGACGGGGCGACGCTGCAATGCTATGCCAGCGTCGGCGTCGCGCTCTACCCGCAGGACGGCGAGGAGATCAACACGCTCCTCAACAATGCCGACCTCGCGATGTATCGCGCCAAGGCCTCGGGCACCGAGCGCATCTGCTACTATGACGAGACGCTGGACGATGCCATCCGCGCGCAGCGCCGGATGATCGACGAGATGCGCCACGCCATCGCCAACGACGAGTTCGAGCTGCACTATCAGGCACAGGTGCGCCTGCCGGACGAGGAGATCGACGGCTACGAGGCGCTGGTCCGCTGGCGCCACCCGACGCGCGGCCTCGTCGCGCCGAACGATTTCATCCCGGCGGCGGAGCAGACGGGGCTCATCGTCAGGCTCGGCGAATGGATCCTGCGGACCGCCTGCACGGAAGCCAGCCGGTGGGCCAACGCCCTGCCTGTCGCGGTCAACATCTCCCCGGTGCAACTCGCCGACCCGCACTTCGTGTCGAAGGTGAAGGAGACGCTTCGGACGACGGGAATGGACCCCTCGCGCCTGGAGCTCGAGGTCACCGAGAGCTGCTTCATCGGCGACAATCCGTGGGCCAACCCGGCGCTTCAGGAGCTCAAGTCGCTCGGCATCGCCATCTCGATGGACGACTTCGGCACGGGCTACTCGTCCCTCGCGATGCTCAACTCGTTCCCGTTCGACAAGATCAAGCTGGACAAGTCCCTGATCGACCAGGTCCACGCGAACCCGAAGGCCAAGAGCATCGTCAGGGCCGTCATGTCCCTCGGCGATGCCCTCGACGTCCCCATTCTCGCCGAGGGCGTGGAGATCGTGGAGCAGCTCGACTACCTGCGCGCGGAGGGTTGCTCGCTGGTCCAGGGCTACTACTACGGCAAACCCGGCCGCCTCACGGTGGCCGACGCCTCCGCCGGTGAGCCGTCCAAGTCCGGCCTGAGCGGCCCGGCCCGGCCGGCGGCGGCAGGCTGA
- a CDS encoding glutaredoxin family protein, with product MQQRVQTRTAALYRMVMPDHICPFGLKSKDLLERQGFKVDDHHLTTRQETDAFMAKHGVSTTPQTFIDGQRVGGYDDLRVHFGIDPPKEEQSDTTYQPVVAIFSVAFLLALGLSWHQYGTPLTLRAAEWFVSLSMTILAIQKLQDVESFSTMFLNYDLLARRWVRYGKIYPFGEALAGILMTAGALVWISAPVALFIGTVGAVSIFKAVYIDKRELKCACVGGSSSVPLGFVSLTESLMMMLMGIWMPLKALMF from the coding sequence ATGCAGCAGCGTGTGCAAACGAGGACCGCCGCTCTCTACCGGATGGTGATGCCCGACCACATCTGCCCGTTCGGCCTGAAGTCCAAGGACCTCCTGGAGCGGCAGGGCTTCAAGGTCGACGACCATCATCTGACGACCCGGCAGGAGACGGACGCCTTCATGGCGAAGCACGGCGTCTCGACGACGCCGCAGACGTTCATCGACGGCCAGCGCGTCGGCGGGTACGACGACCTTCGCGTCCACTTCGGCATCGACCCCCCGAAGGAGGAGCAGAGCGACACCACGTATCAGCCGGTCGTGGCGATCTTTTCCGTCGCGTTCCTCCTGGCGCTGGGGCTCTCGTGGCACCAGTACGGCACCCCGCTGACGCTGCGCGCGGCGGAGTGGTTCGTGTCGCTGTCGATGACGATCCTCGCCATCCAGAAGCTGCAGGACGTCGAGAGCTTCTCGACGATGTTCCTGAACTACGACCTGCTGGCGCGCCGCTGGGTCAGGTACGGCAAGATCTACCCCTTCGGCGAAGCGCTGGCCGGCATCCTGATGACGGCGGGCGCGCTGGTGTGGATCTCGGCTCCGGTCGCCCTGTTCATCGGGACCGTCGGCGCGGTCAGCATCTTCAAGGCCGTCTACATCGACAAGCGCGAGCTGAAGTGCGCGTGCGTCGGCGGCAGCTCGTCCGTTCCGCTTGGCTTCGTGTCGCTGACGGAGAGCCTGATGATGATGCTGATGGGCATCTGGATGCCGCTGAAGGCCTTGATGTTCTAG